A genome region from Paralichthys olivaceus isolate ysfri-2021 chromosome 6, ASM2471397v2, whole genome shotgun sequence includes the following:
- the mul1 gene encoding mitochondrial ubiquitin ligase activator of NFKB 1, translated as MDSGGKPSTAQIVVLATSSALTGLFYTIYKNRATTVARLKEAKKVSIDKDLNNILSETPGRCVPYAVIEGAVRNVKETLSSQFVDNCKGVIERLTLKEEKMVWNRTTHLWNSTEKVIHQRTNTVPFALGSHDEDVSAFVRVIRPLDAAELDLETTYENFHPTVQSLSSVIGHFISGERPKGIHETEEMLRVGDSVTGVGELVLDNNLIKLQPPKQGFRYFLTRLDYESLLKKQAKSVRLWRILALVSGVTACSIFIYILWKRYVLHKQSRKEKSMLEEFKEQQKKRMRELNIEESSVSPTSCTVCLSQERSCVFLECGHVCACAQCYDGLPQPKKCPICRATIDRVVPLYNS; from the exons ATGGACTCCGGTGGGAAACCCTCGACTGCACAGATAGTGGTTTTAGCCACCAGCTCCGCCCTGACCGGCCTCTTCTACACCATCTACAAGAACAGAGCGACGACGGTTGCCAGACTAAAG GAAGCCAAGAAAGTATCCATTGACAAGGATTTGAATAACATCCTGTCTGAAACTCCGGGTAGATGTGTCCCCTACGCAGTCATAGAAG GTGCCGTGAGGAATGTGAAGGAAACTCTGAGTAGTCAGTTTGTTGATAACTGCAAAGGCGTCATTGAAAGACTGAcgctgaaggaggagaagatggtgtGGAACCGCACCACCCACCTCTG GAACAGCACAGAGAAAGTCATCCACCAGCGCACCAACACGGTCCCATTTGCCCTCGGGTCTCACGATGAGGACGTCTCTGCGTTTGTGCGGGTTATACGTCCGCTGGACGCTGCAGAGTTGGACCTGGAGACCACCTACGAGAACTTCCACCCAACAGTCCAGTCCCTGTCCAGTGTTATTGGCCACTTCATCAGCGGGGAACGACCCAAGGGCATCCACGAAACCGAGGAGATGCTGCGGGTGGGAGACAGCGTCACGGGGGTGGGAGAGCTGGTGCTGGACAACAACCTCATCAAGCTCCAACCTCCAAAGCAGGGCTTCCGTTACTTCCTCACCCGGCTGGACTACGAGTCTCTCCTGAAGAAGCAGGCGAAGAGTGTGAGACTGTGGAGGATTCTGGCTCTCGTCTCCGGCGTCACCGCCTGTTCGATCTTCATCTACATCCTGTGGAAGAGATACGTTCTTCACAagcagagcaggaaggagaagagCATGCTGGAGGAATTCaaggagcagcagaagaaacGCATGCGTGAACTTAACATCGAGGAAAGCAGCGTGTCGCCCACCAGCTGTACTGTGTGCCTGAGCCAGGAGCGCTCCTGCGTGTTCCTGGAGTGTGGccacgtgtgtgcgtgtgctcagTGCTACGACGGCCTGCCACAGCCAAAGAAATGCCCCATCTGCAGGGCAACTATAGACAGAGTGGTGCCTCTGTACAACAGCTAA